A window of Acinonyx jubatus isolate Ajub_Pintada_27869175 chromosome E4, VMU_Ajub_asm_v1.0, whole genome shotgun sequence contains these coding sequences:
- the LOC128313070 gene encoding kinesin-like protein KIF28P has translation MEELYQRFLDGEDSHVAQEDDPFWDPVEVVHLGSAHIWLQSLAYSMKLEEQVEFMNCEGEEEAVVHVCVTPCSPAGRWVSPLYPPPPARPWQKTPSMPALSWMSWSARCPRIAHSVTIWPQQI, from the coding sequence ATGGAGGAACTTTACCAGCGCTTTCTGGATGGAGAAGACAGCCACGTGGCTCAGGAAGATGACCCCTTCTGGGACCCTGTCGAGGTTGTCCACTTGGGCTcagcccacatctggctccagtCGCTGGCCTACTCCATGAAGCTGGAGGAGCAGGTGGAGTTCATGAACTGCGAGGGGGAGGAAGAGGCCGTGGTGCACGTCTGCGTGACTCCCTGCTCCCCGGCGGGACGGTGGGTGTCCCctctctacccgccccccccagcccggCCCTGGCAGAAAACTCCCAGCATGCCTGCGCTCTCCTGGATGAGCTGGTCAGCACGGTGTCCCCGAATAGCTCATTCAGTCACGATTTGGCCCCAGCAAATCTGA